TGCACCTGCATCGACCCACGAACACCCCATGCTCATGCGGTACTCCCATATCCTGAAATCCCTGCTGACCGTGCCCGCTGTATCCATTTTGGGATGGGCAGGTTCCATCGAAAGCCAACCCTTTGCTTCTGCTTCTGGCGGAAGCGGAAATACGTTGTTTCAGCGCCTCACTCCGGAGGAAACAGGACTCATCGTCAATAACGCCTATGACGATCCCACAATGTGGTCCAAACGCTACCGGGAGTTCATGGGAGGGGCCATGGGTTCAGGAGTTGCGGCCGGTGACTTCGACGGAGACGGTTTGGTCGATCTCTATGTCAGTACCAAAACCCGTCCGGGCAGACTCTTTCGCAATCTCGGAAACTGGAAATTTAAAGATGTCACCGATAAGGCAGGTCTCAGCGGTGCAGGTTCTGTCGTGGGATGGCTGCAACAAACCCTGGGCGGCTCCAAAAATGCCATTTGGGGACAAGGTGCGGTTTTTGCCGATGTCAACAACGACGGTTGGCTTGACCTCTACATCTGCCGCAATGATGCCCCCAATTTGCTCTACATCAATCAGGGTGACGGAACATTCAAGGAAGAAGGTGCCAAGCGCGGTCTCGATCTCTCTGATGGCAGCGTCATCGGAGCGTTTGCCGACTACGACCGCGATGGCTGGCTCGATGTCTTCATCCTCACCAACCAGATGGACGGCACCGAACCGTCCGGTCGCAGGGATTTCCTCTATCGCAATACCGGTGATGGCTATTTTGTGAACGTCACTGAATCAGCCGGTATCGCAGGCGAAACGTTTGGGCATTCCGCCACCTGGATCGATGCCGATGGTGACCTGTATCCCGATCTTTACATCGCCAATGACTTTCTAGGTCCCGACCATTTTTACCTCAACAACAGGGATGGAACGTTTTCCAACGTCATCCATCAAATCGTGTCGAACATTCCCTACTCCTCCATGGGTGCCGACCTGGGAGACATCAACAACGACGGTTTCCCCGACCTGCTTGTTGCTGATATGGCAACCACTACCCGGGAAAAAGACCGCCGGGGCTTGGCGGCCTCACGCAGTGATATTCTCCGGGCGAGCGCACTGGAGGACGCGCCACCTCAGTACATGCGTAGCGCACTGCTGCTGAACACCGGAACCGGTACTTTTGGGGAAGCAGCCTGCTGGGCTGGTGTAGAGGCCACCGACTGGACCTGGTCCATTCGCTTTGAGGATTTTGACAATGACGGATGGACCGATCTGCACGTCACCAACGGCATGGTCCGCGAAGCCAACAACAGTGACATCTTCGCACGAATGATGCGCGCCATGACCGACCAGCAACGCATCAATGTAATGAAGCAGTCCCCCCGGCTTGACGAATCGAATCTCGCCTACCGCAACCGCTCTGGTCATGGGTTTGAACCCGTTACCGAAGCATGGGGACTTGAGGATATCGATGTGAGTTTCGGAGCCGCCACTGCCGATTTTGACAACGACGGGGATCTCGATCTGGTTTACCTCAACTACGACGGAGGTCTGAGCATTTTCCGCAATGATGTTTCCGGGCAACACCGCATTCAGGTGCGTTTGCAGGGATCAACATCCAATACCTTCGGTGTAGGCGCCACGGTTCTGCTCGAAACCGATGCGGGCCTTCAGATGAAACCCATGGTCATTTCCCGCGGTTACGCCTCAGGCAGCGAAATGGTCGCTCATTTTGGTCTTGGCCAGGAGACACAGGTGCATCGCCTGGTCGTGCAATGGCCTTCAGGAATCCGTCAGGTGGTCGAAAACATCGAAGTCGACCGCGCTTACCTCATTCACGAGTCTGCCGATCATACGCACGAGCAAACACCTGTCTTGAACCCACTGTTCCAGTCGGTTGCGAAGGAACGCGGCAGTGCCATAGCCGACGCCTCCGAACTCGCGATTCCCGATCGTGAGCAGGAGTTTATTCCCTTTCGCACGGACCGCGCAGGTCCCGGAATCGCTGCGGGGGACCTCAATGGTGATGGCCAGCCGGATCTGGTGCTCGGCGCAACCACGGGTTCTCCCCGACAGGTGCTGTGGTCGAAGGGAGAACGCTTTGAGACACAAGCCATTTCCAGTGTGCAGGACAACCCCGTTGAAGACGGGCCGCCACTGCTCATCGACTTTCATGGAACGGGTCACTTCG
This genomic stretch from Puniceicoccaceae bacterium harbors:
- a CDS encoding FG-GAP-like repeat-containing protein, producing the protein MRYSHILKSLLTVPAVSILGWAGSIESQPFASASGGSGNTLFQRLTPEETGLIVNNAYDDPTMWSKRYREFMGGAMGSGVAAGDFDGDGLVDLYVSTKTRPGRLFRNLGNWKFKDVTDKAGLSGAGSVVGWLQQTLGGSKNAIWGQGAVFADVNNDGWLDLYICRNDAPNLLYINQGDGTFKEEGAKRGLDLSDGSVIGAFADYDRDGWLDVFILTNQMDGTEPSGRRDFLYRNTGDGYFVNVTESAGIAGETFGHSATWIDADGDLYPDLYIANDFLGPDHFYLNNRDGTFSNVIHQIVSNIPYSSMGADLGDINNDGFPDLLVADMATTTREKDRRGLAASRSDILRASALEDAPPQYMRSALLLNTGTGTFGEAACWAGVEATDWTWSIRFEDFDNDGWTDLHVTNGMVREANNSDIFARMMRAMTDQQRINVMKQSPRLDESNLAYRNRSGHGFEPVTEAWGLEDIDVSFGAATADFDNDGDLDLVYLNYDGGLSIFRNDVSGQHRIQVRLQGSTSNTFGVGATVLLETDAGLQMKPMVISRGYASGSEMVAHFGLGQETQVHRLVVQWPSGIRQVVENIEVDRAYLIHESADHTHEQTPVLNPLFQSVAKERGSAIADASELAIPDREQEFIPFRTDRAGPGIAAGDLNGDGQPDLVLGATTGSPRQVLWSKGERFETQAISSVQDNPVEDGPPLLIDFHGTGHFDLIVTKASANQAKWPEGFRPELHLNNGKGQFTHATDAFPDVAVNTGAACLADVDGDGLLDLFLGGRSIPGYYPQSPQSFLLLREGSQFRDASTALPNDGKIGLVKGAVFRDVDQDGHPDLVVALEWDVVRFFHNQGDGTFKDQTEAFGFDSGGRGWWNGIAAADFNGDGRLDFAVGNLGTNTPYRSTAEQPYTLFYGHFSTSGTRHILEGVPDGGTLYPARARVDIGLHLPEVLRKYPRNDDYARASLEDIFGKERLAAAKRYEVDQFQSGVFLSQEDGTYQFSPLPSNAQIGPILGWAVCDVDGDGHTDLIATQNTDVAIPHFDGGFGLVLLGRGNGTFEPMHPTRSGIVLHGNGRAILDLPNPANGAPDLFVTRHGGISEHFANQSDSARWLRIQCVGPASNPTATGARLVGTGSDDSRYYHEIGSGGGWFTQSTLPVAIGIDPKLQWMDLEVLWPDGAVSQQRIDPANGTAVVAHPSLP